In Bicyclus anynana chromosome 1, ilBicAnyn1.1, whole genome shotgun sequence, a single window of DNA contains:
- the LOC128198115 gene encoding succinate dehydrogenase [ubiquinone] cytochrome b small subunit, mitochondrial-like, producing the protein MVRRHDEKSHDHAKLWIVEKGTNAALVVLIPFGLLIPNRLFDTILAILITAHAYWGMEACVVEYVRVLLFGPQLPKVAMGVVYAVTALMLGGLLFLNFNDIGLCRGFWRIWRNMRKPADGRK; encoded by the exons ATGGTACGAAGACACGACGAAAAGTCCCATGACCATGCTAAACTTTGGATTGTGGAAAAGGGTACAAATGCTGCTTTAGTCGTACTTATTCCTTTCGGATTGTTAATCCCTAATAGACTTTTCGACACAATTCTTGCTATTTTAATAACAGCTCATGCCTATTG GGGCATGGAAGCATGCGTAGTGGAGTACGTCAGAGTGCTATTGTTTGGGCCTCAACTACCTAAAGTTGCTATGGGAGTTGTGTATGCAGTGACGGCGCTCATGCTTGGTGGCTTGTTGTTTCTGAACTTCAACGATATTGGTTTGTGCAGAGGGTTTTGGAGAATTTGGAGAAACATGAGAAAACCTGCAGACGGGCGTAAGTga
- the LOC128198112 gene encoding succinate dehydrogenase [ubiquinone] cytochrome b small subunit, mitochondrial-like, producing MVRRHDEKPHDHAKLWIVEKGTNAALVVLIPFGLLIPNRLFDTILAILITAHAYWGLEACVVEYVRVLLFGLQLPKVAMGVVYAVTALMLGGLLFLNFNDIGLCRGFWRIWRNMRKPADGRK from the exons ATGGTACGAAGACACGACGAAAAGCCCCATGACCATGCTAAACTTTGGATTGTTGAAAAGGGTACAAATGCTGCTTTGGTCGTACTTATTCCTTTCGGATTGTTAATCCCTAATAGACTTTTCGACACAATTCTTGCTATTTTAATAACAGCTCATGCCTATTG GGGCTTGGAAGCATGCGTAGTGGAGTACGTCAGAGTGCTATTGTTTGGGCTTCAACTACCTAAAGTTGCTATGGGAGTTGTGTATGCAGTGACGGCGCTCATGCTTGGTGGCTTGTTGTTTCTGAACTTCAACGATATTGGTTTGTGCAGAGGGTTTTGGAGAATTTGGAGAAACATGAGAAAACCTGCAGACGGGCGTAAGTGA